From the genome of Camarhynchus parvulus chromosome 4, STF_HiC, whole genome shotgun sequence:
GAAGTGGAGGAACAACAGAGCCAAGAGTTGGAGGAGCAGAAGCTCAAGGAACAGCAGGAACAGAGACAAGAGCTGGAGGTGCAGAAGCTCAAGGAACAGGAGGAGCAACAGAGGCAAGAGCTGGAGGAGCAAAAGCTCAAGCAACGGGAGGAACAACAGAGACGAGAGTTGGAGGTGCAGAAGCTCAAGGAACAGGAGGAGCAACAGAGAcaagagctggaggagcagaagcTCAAGGAACAAGAAGAGCAACAGAGACAAGAGCTGGAGGTGCAGAAGCTCAAGGAACAGCAGGAACAACAGAGACAAGAGTTGGAGGAGCAGAAGCACCAGGAACAGGAGGAACAACAGAGACAAGAGCTGGAAATACAAAAGCTCAAGGAACAAGAAGAGCATCAGAGACAAGAGCTGGATGGGCAGCGACACCAGCAAAGGGAGGAACAGCAGAGAGtaaagcaggaggaagagaagaaccAGGAACAGAGAGAGCAACAGAGAcgagagctggaggagcagaagcACCAGGAACAGGAAGAGCAGAGACGTCAGGAATTGGAGGAGAAGCATCAGGAATGGGGAGAGCAGAAGCACAAGGATCTGGAGGAGAAACAGAGACAAGAGCTGGAAGAGCAGAAGAGACCAGCACTGAAAGAATTAAAGCAACATGGGACTGAAAAAGACAgtcaaaaggaagaagaaagaaactggCTGGACGAACAAACAGAgctcaagaaagaaaacaaggatgAAATACAGCAACAAGAATTAGAAGAGAAAGAACTTGAAGAAGTTGAAATAAAActaaagcaggagaaagagccTGAGAGCCTCAAACAAGAGAAGAAGCAGGAGGAACAAAGACAGCatttgaaggagaaagaaaagacagagaaggaaCAACCCCAGCAAGTGACAGATAAGAAAAAGAAACGGGAAGAGCAGAGGAAACACAAACTCACAAAACAAATGCACATGGAAAGTTCAGACTGTGTACTACAAGATGAACTGAAGcagcaaaaggaacaaaatggaCATGAATGGAACAAGCTGAAAGAGCAGAAGGTAGACACAGAAGGACAAAATCTTCagccaaaacaagaaaaactctTGGAACAGCCACAGGAAAAAGATCAGTTGTGTTCTGCTGGAGGGGCTGCTAGGCATCCagcagaggagaagctccaAGAAGAATCAAGTTTCCAAAAAGTCAAACAGCCAGAAAAGGGGActaaaacagcagaagaaatactagcccagaaactgaaaaaagaagTTGAGGCTCAGGAGCAAAAACGCATAGGGGAAGAACTTCGGTGGCAAGAGGTAGATGAAAGACAAATGGCATCCAGACCCTTCACATTTCAAGTGTCTTCGGGAGATAAACAGATCATATTTCAGAAGGTAAATCTGAGTCCTGTTATGCCCATCAAAGGAGCAGGAATCTCTTCTCCATCTGTCAAAGACTCCAGGGTGCACACTACCAGTAAGGGCTCTCATTCCCTCCCATCATCCGTGTGTGTACCCCACACAGCTATTTTGGTTActggagcacagctgtgtgGCACAGCAGTGAACTTGAACCAGATTAAGGACACGGCTTGCAAATCATTACTTGGCTTaacagaagagaggaaaactgTGGATATTCCCTCTCCAGAGAAGTCcgagagaaaaaaacaggatcccaaacccagcagcagtaAAATGAAACATGCACAAGAGGCATTGAACAACCAGGCTGTACTGGCTGAGTGGGCCTCTATCCGCTCCAGAATCCTaaagaatgcagaaaacaaCAAATATAATGAGAGAGACCGAGTAACTGCCTGCAGGCACAGTGATGACTGGACACCCCGAGGACGCGGCGCTCCCCACGGCAACTTGAGGAAAACCCTCTCTGCCAATGCAAAGTTCTCAATAACACCAGCATGGCAGAAATTTTCAGACATTTCAAAAACCAATTCAGACGCTGAGAATGTAAATGTGGCAAAAGGCAATGAAACAGTGGCTGTGGGGAGAACCACTGGCTCGTCTGCCGATTCAAAGGAGGATGTGGTTTCCTCTTTTAAGGATAACTTAGCTGAAAAGCctaaagagaaaatggaaaccCATAGGGAAGTGACAGACAACACTGAAGGCTGTAAATTTGCAAAAGATCTTCCATCATTCCTTGTTCCAAGCTTTCCACATTCTATGGGGAAGGAATTACCCCAGCCAGAACTTCCCAATGCTCTGGAAAATCAGCAGAGTAACAGCacaaaaaaagcagataaaCCACCACcaaatggagaagaaaatgtttctcctTTTGGGATAAAGTTACGAAGGACAAACTACTCTTTACGTTTTCATTATGATCAACAggcagagcaaaagaaaaagaaaagatacagTGCAGGAGACAGTTTTGATGGTGTGCCTGACCCACTTACCTCaacagaaggagagaaagaatcCTCTGTTTTCACTTCACAAGAAAGTACCTCTCCTGTCACTGGGAGAGCAAACATCCCTGCTAATTTAAAAGAGTCTTCAGTTACTGTGGTGGAGTTTTCAGCACCTGTGGGCACACCAGTGGTCCCACCAGCCACCGGCCAGAGTGCTCTACCTGCTCATGAGAAACCTGCATGCAAGTCCCTGGTCCCACAGAAACCTGCTTTAGCTCCAAAGCCCACCAGCCAGACCCCACCATCATCTCCTCTCTCTAAAATGAACAGATCAAACCTATCTGAAATGCTGGGGCAAAGGGTGGCTAAAGCTGAATCAGACGGTggctggagaaaagaagacagAGCAAATGCAGCCCAACCCATACCATCCAATGACTACaaaaatgaagaggaagaagtCAAAGAAAAGAAGTCATTTTTCCCATCTCTAAGTATtccatggagagaaaaaaatgacaaaaagccTGAGCCATTGAAGAAAGGTATGTATTTCTCAAAGCAAACTTAGCTATTGTCTGCATTTCCAAAATGAGATACTGGAGGTCCAGAGAAAGACATTTGGTCTTAAGTTATAATTTTTACTTGGCATATTACTTGTGCAGGACTGTCACTATGCTTAGGGTTGTCGGAATGAGTGTGAATTCCCATGCCCACAATTTAATTCAGAAGCCCATAAACTCAGTGTGACCAGTGCAaactacttaagaaaattaatttcaaggaGGTAACGGTAGTGTGTGCGTGTGTATGcgtgtgtgtgtttttccttgGCAGAGATGTTACCTCTGCCTCTAGTGAGTCAGGTGATAGACTCTGTGGTCCATGGATAATAGTGTCATCAGAGCAGATggtgtaattttttaaatctacGTTCTGTTGCTTCTCTTTTTAAGGAAATGTTATCTAGCTTGAAAAATACTAAGATGTAGGTCCCCTTATCGTGGGCAAATTCTTTATTTAAGCAatacagctgggcacagcagtcTGTGTTTCAGAGGCAGTCTTCAGTGATGAAAACAATTAGAGTAGCCATAATGTCTCCTCAGAAGAGAGTTGAAAGACCCTGTGTCCTGAAATGGTATTCTGTACAAGAGGGAAAATTACCCTTTCAGAGTGAGGACACTCAAAAAACCAAGGCAGGAATTCAGCATTTCATCAggaaatcccaatttttttcattcttgaaTTTTTCGAACATCAGGACACTTCTAAAACAGTATCTCAGTGGAACTgctgactttttatttttttttttcacacacacaaaaaaaaccaataaatttGGACAGCTGAGTGAGTGTGTCGAATTAGGTCTTATTCCTGAGGCATAAAATCTGTTTCAGGATTGTCGTGCAGTCTGCAAAGGTCTGTGACTGACATGGCATTCAATGGGCTTAGCTCCAGAATTTTCACAAGGTATTTGTAGGGGTTTTCTCAAGACAAGAGGTGTGCATTACTCAATCAATTCTTgtcatgttttctttcagaaaagccTGTTCTTCAGAGCAGGCACTCTGTAGATGGCTCTAAGTTGTTGGAAAAAGTGGAAACTTCACAACCACTTTGGATTACATTAGCACTGCAAAAGCAGAAGGGATTTCGTGAGCAGCAAGCTACGAGGGAAGAGAGAAGACAAGCCAGAGAGGCAAAGCAAGCAGAGAGACTGGCTAAAGAAAATGTAAGCAATCTTTAGAAACCTGCCCATTAGAAAACCTGCCCATAATTATAACTGTTATAGCTAACTTTGTTAtgtgggaatatttttttttatgtttggtaAGACTTCATAAAAGCTAAAATGACAGTGAGTAAAAAGTATTCTGAAAGTCTGGAGTTCCCTCTTGCAAATCTGAGACCTCCAGGAGAGAATACAGTGCAGTAGTTAGGCAATTTTAGTGTAAACTCTGAGCATATCAGGTGGTAGTTAATGACAATCATAAGCAGAACTACTGTGCAGGGGATGGAACAGAAAAATTGTGTGCAATGTTGTTCTTTCAGAGCTTCTGTGAGATGTTAACCTTTAATGCTTAGGGAATAGGTGAATATTAGTGagtctgaatttatttttattgcagcatGTACTATTTGGGTAAAATACAGATGAACAAAAGAAATGAACAATCATGATACATCCAAAGACCTAAAGCAGGCACTGAATTCAATCACTTCTTTCCTGTTCTCCAAATAGCTTTTTAGTCTCCATAGCTTTCTATTAGTAAGGGGAGCATTTCTGCTTGCAGTACCAAAGTGAATCTGCACAAACAGTGATGTTCTATATAGATATCAAAGATGGCAAAAAGGCAGAGTGTGTGAATaactaaatatattttgctgtttgttaTGAGAACGAAATTTCTGATGGATGCGTGCATAACCTGAGACATAGACAACTGAtggaagaaaacagcagtggGTGTGAAGTTGCCCACAGATGTACACTATGTTTCACTGCTGTATTTAACAGGGAGGGCTGGCTCAAACTCTTCAGTATTTTGACTGAAATGACAACATGACAAATTCAACtgtgtggtgggttttttagAGTCTTTAATAACTGTTGGTTTTAGAAGTATCGGTGTTGTAAATCTTTGCCGGAAAGGACAGGTGATGAATGAAAGCATCAAGTGTGTAATCTCTGACTTGTAGCCATTACATGACAGGCTTTCTCATTTagcagttttccttctctgttctAGGCTGCTGTAAGTAATCAGTCAGATAATAAAAgtagcagcagcaaaacaagcACACTGCAGAAATCTACAACTcaagaaggagagaagaaaattgaGACTGCTGTGTCGAGACTAGACAGAAGGGAGCATCTAAAAAAGTCGAACACCCTTCCAACTTCTGTGACAGGTACAGTTGAGAGATTTAGATTCACTCTAGGAATAAGGAACTTCAGAAGTGGTATTGCATGTTTTTGAGAAAGTGAATGAGAGTGTTCCCTTTCCCTCATATACTACTGCTAGAATTACAAACGCATTCCATAGAATAACACAACTTATTCCCATCTCATGTGGTGGCCATTATGATggaaatacataattttaacAGACTTTTACCAGTCTTTACCAGGCTATTaaggctgcactgctgcaatTCCTTAGAATTGCCCCAGTTCAAGTTAACAAAATTAGGCTGTCTCCCCAAGCCACATCCAACAGTATTTTTGGAACATGACTAATGCACATTAGAGGGATCTGATTTACCGTAAATTGCAACTGCAGTACTGTTTTGCCTTTAGGTTGGGGGATAGCACAGACAGGGAATGAAATTTAACTTGTACAAACTATATTTGTGCAGGAAATGAAGCATGTTGTGTTCTCACACCTCCCAGTTTGTCAAGGAGAAATATTCACCCCCCAATATTGGAAATAAGTATTCtcatttgaaaaatgcaaaggaTAATCAATTCAGTTGAAGGTAGTCTGTTACTTTGCATCTAggatttttctctcccagtCAAATATTTGGCATGGTAGGTTGGAACCAGAACCTACTGCTTTATCTGTCACTTCAGTTAAGCTGAAACTACCCCATATTCAAAAGGCAGGCAAATTAACATAAATACTTCCCCAAAGGGCATAATATTTGGGGTGGCATGAGGTGATTGTTGAAATACAGACTTGCATATATTTCTCTAGTTAACAGTAGTCCTAGGGAAAAGGTCTTGGAGTAGATAGGTGTTGAAGAAACCTTTTTAAAAGTTATGCTagtaaaaagcatttttgaaagTAAGTACTTTCAAGTGTGTCAGCTGCATCTATTCAGTACCACTCTACACCAAGAACAGTGAAATGCAACTATTGAAAGCAATGAGGTGACTCAATTGATTTGTTAAAGGCTAAACCAGTGCTACTCCTGCATTGCAAACTGTCCCAAACTGAAAAACCCCTACACCTGCCTATATTCAGTTGATTCAGCAGCTGCATcttcacactgcagctgcacaccaGAGCAAATGTCCCTGAGAACTTCACTTGGAACATCTTGGGTTGGCCaaatgacctttaaaggtcctttccaacccaaagcattctaaGATCTTACATAAATTGTCCCAAAAGGTTCATGCTTTGCAGCATTCCTGTCAAACTGTAAAGGGGCTCTATTGCAGCCCTACCCCCAAAGACTCAGCATGGTGTTATGCTGTACAGGGTCAGTTCTAGCAGAAATCAAACTCCATCACAATAGATGGTGCCAAATCAGATCAAAGGCCCAAACCCCAATTATCCAAGGTCATTCTCTCTGCACTAGAGTGACAGTTCAGAAAGAAATTGAGGAGGAATTACCAATCTTGAAATACCTAAAGTGAAAGCACAGAACTCTATTGGCCCTTAAGAAATAGTGACTGGATTTCCCTGTGATTACTGACTATATTTGGAGCCAGGCAGCCTTTTGCAACTACACATATATACAAGTATTTGTGGGTAATAAGACTGATTTGGGCTTCCCACAGTTAGAAGAGCATTTAAGACAGAAGACCAGCCTAGGATATGTTTAAAATGGAGGTCTGCTGAGTGATCCTCTAAGGACATTAAAAAACACCCAATTTGAAGGTGGTGTATTTCAAAATTGCAGTTGTGTCATGTACAACAGGAACTGATAAGAGTGTGGGACCTTTAAAATAGCATAAATTACCATAGTACTTAAAATAATTACCTTTTCAAAGTGTCCATCTacagaaattgctgctgctACTGTTCATTTACTTGCAGATAAAGACATATGATTAAAGATgcactaaaaagaaaaacagagctttTTTTGGTATCCTTGCAATTTTAAAGCTTCTACacaattttaaagcttttataTACATTCAAAACCTCAAAGGAAATGCAACTAAAACTAATGGGGAATCTGaacatttaacaaaaaaaagttggctcttaagaaagaaaatgtgtaagGGCAGCGTGGGGGAGAGATGAGTGAGGAGTTATTTTGTAACTAAGATTTTTAGAGTTACTCCATATGTTTCAGACAGGGCTCATTTCTATTCAGGTTGCCTTTGAGGGCAATCACTGtctcagattttattttcccatttgaCCTCTACAATACTTCCATGGTTCTGCTCTGTGAAGTTGCTTCTTAGAAATCATTTGtttattaaacacattttcttatGGAGACAGCTGTTTGTCTTATACTAGTTGTAAGAAAATGTGGCAAAGAGCCAGTGGGGAAAGCAGGTTTCTTTTTTAGGACAGTCTCTTGGGCAGGGTTAATTAAGGCAGGAAGCTATAGGATCACCTTCTTCTCTGAAGAGGGAATCTAAATACTACTGAGTACATTTGGTTTACATGCATGCAGCAGCTGCATTACCAAAGACAAGAAGATCCCTagctttattttccattgtttGCTGTGGTGCAGATGTtattaaaatagtttatttaaaGAGGAAGACTAgaaaattggaaatattttctttggatATCACAAGGACTGAAAATTTTGTCCCTATTTTTGTGACTTAGATTACTTGGAGTCACCTCTGAAAAAGGAAACTCAGCTCCTCCGAACTTGATTATTTTGCTAATACAGTAAGATTTAATTGAAAGTGTTGGAAATAAATATCTAGTGTTAGAATATCTTCACATAAAAGTGAAATCTCTAGAATCCTGCAACAAAGCACAGGATTCAACTaatgctgtttttgttttttttccccctctccctgtcccataaaaaaagtggaaatttcAGATTCTGTTCCATCAACCCCAGTGACAAAGGAGGTGGCCAAGAGATTCTCTACACCTGATGCTAACCCAGTGTCaacagagccagcctggctcgCGTTAGCcaagaggaaagcaaaagcctgGAGTGACTGTCCACAGATCATAAAGTAAACTGTAAAATTACATCTCTATTGCTGACTAttaattgctttcttttatttattctgctttttacatgacaaaactgaaaatgcatGTATTGGAAGGCTGAAAACTGAACTGATTACCATTTTGCTCTAGCTCACTGTAAAGTCTACTCAAGTCATATATTCCATTGCTTTGACAAATAGCTAAAGGTGGTCATGGCAAAAATCTCACAGCCAGACTCTCTCAAAAACTTAAGAGAGTGCTCAGATACTGGATGTAAATTTTAGCAGGTATCATAATAAGGGCCAGAACAGAGTAAGAGTTCAGACGCTTCTTAAATTCTGTTGGTATTCAGTTCTGGAATTTTAGATCTCTATGTTTGAGATCTCAGAAATTTTTTCAGAACTTCATTGTTGAAATTAAGGAAAGATGCATGTTTCCTTCTCTTAAGTCacaatttatttaaacatgTTAAACTGTATGAACTGCCAGTTCTGCCTgctattttaaagctttttcccTAAGGAGGAGCTTCAGGATACACTGTTCCACATGCAAATGATAAGTGATGGTACCATCCAAATGCTGAGGTTATTTCTTTCATCATAGGATTAATACACTACATCTATATGCCCTCACTtctaagaagaaaacaattaatCCTACTTAAAAAGccacattttttaaacaaatgtcaTTAAGCTCTCAGAAAGAAGTCAGGGATTCACTGTTTCTTCTAGTCATTTGAGTGCATCACTGTTTGTGCTTGGCCATATTTATGCTGCACAGAGACAGTGATTGTGGATTACAACTTTAAATTAATTGACTGGAATTAAACTGTTCCTGTGCAAATGCAAATTCCTGTAGAATTTGTCTCAGGAAGTTTCCACAGGAGTAGGACTGACAGAACTGAAGTTAACTGAGAATTGAGAGGTAAGTCAGTGAGAGTTTTAGGAGTTTTAACTCTGCATTCTTCCTGATTTTACTCCACATGCAACTTCAGGCAGTTCAGGTAACTTCCTGTACTTTGACCAATATAGCCAGAACACTTGAAGAAGAAGTTTACTTACCCCATCTCAGGTATCTGGTGTGGCAGTTGAACACTTTATTACTTCACATAACTAAAACAGAAATGTCCACCCCCTCCCTCTTACAAAAAAAGGATAAAGTCcataaatggaataaaaacaTCACTATCCTCAACATCCCACAGAAATCTCTAGGCCTGCATTTTAAAGTGTCACCCTATTAAATAAATCAACTGAGTTTGTTTTACAaggaagactttaaaaaaatttgaaagtCTCCTTCTTACAACCATAAGGCTCAAAGGAACCTTTAAGCCTACATCAGAAAGGGAGACATTTTCATGAAATTACATCATTATTGAATGATACAACATATGCTTCATGGAAGTGTTTTAGCCAAACTGCTGTAAGCAGCAtgagaaacagcattttaaactACACAGGAAACAGAATGAAACCTGTTGTACACTCTGTTCCCAGTTTCAGCAAAAATCATTGGCAAGTACAGCCTTTCCCACCCGACAGAAAACGGGCTCAGTATTGTGGTTACAGTAGCACAAACACAATGGATGTGTTAGATCGAGTACATGTGCAACAGCAAGATGGGCTTTCTTGGGTGTCTTAAGCCATCAGTTTTGCTCAGATTcatatttaaaaccaaaatctcTAAAGTAACCTTTACCAGGAACATAAGTAATATGTTTTAAGCAGAAATGAGACAATGCTGCTCTCAAATGCTTGGGAAAAACACCCCCCGTAATGCCTTCAATATTCGAAGAAAGAATTGGGCCTGTAATTCCTTTTGCTCTGCTAGCACCTGGAATTAGTGCATCCTAaagttaaatttatatttttccaagTTTGTTTGCCTGCAGTATGGATATGTAATAACTAAACTGCCTGAAATCCATCTTTACAATTATTTATTGGGAGGGGGAGCCAGGTAGAAATACAGAGAAGGTGAAGGAAATCAGGATTAAAGATACTGGTATTCTGAAAAGCATAGCAAAATTAGGTGCTATTGTGCATGACATAAGGATGCAATTTTCCAATACAATCCATTTATAGCACATAGAATAGAGCTTTCATTAAGGATGGTCCTAAGCTAAAGCTTCAAAGCAGAGTTTTTTTCCAACCATAAAGGTATCTAGTGTAACAATGGAAACTCTATTATGTACAGTACTTGATGGAAACATTTCTAAAGCGTACATGTGCAACAGTAACATTTCATGTTAAATTAACAAAGATTTGCACTAAATACCAATGAAGTGAAGTTTTACTTTGCTTTAGCTTTGTTGCAGCCATTTCTGATAAAGTATTGgaaatctgtaaaaataaatccaaaacactACTACCCagtttaaaacagcaaaaatgttttaagaaccGAATAAACCACTATGTAGTATATTGTCTCAATTTTTTGTAACTTATACAAACACAAAATACCATTTCTTTTGACAAGGTTATATATGATTAACCTCTATGTTCATATAGTAATGTATAAAAACTACAAGATGTATAATTGTGGGGTATTTGTTGTgtacttttttaatttttcaaatgttttaaagtGCAATTGTTTATTATACTGTCATTTTAAATCTTATTAAACTATAACCTGGTCAAAATTATCTAATCATTGATATATGTCCTCTGTGTCTCATTTTGCTAATCATGTAGTTCAGGTTTGCCTTACAAATAGAACTTTTTACAGTGCTACAACTGCACTACATACTACACAGGATTCAAAGTAGATGAGAGCAAGTAAGGTAAGAGTTCCTACTACACTTCTTTCAGAAGACTCTTAGGAAATGCTCTCAGTAAAGTGTACTTTTGCCACTGCAAGTATTTGATTTGCATTACCAAGACTACTGGtacttttttctaaggtgttaAAGAATACAAAACCCAATTTACACAACCTTTTATTAATAGTTCTTGTGAAAACAATGTAAACAGTattcattcaaatattttaaaaaactatttgACAATGGTTAATTTGAGCAGTGCACACTTCATCTTAGAACTCACACTGTTTCTGTcattgaaatttaaatatttatagcGTTACTTCCACTTTTAGAATACAAGAGGCAACTCCTACTGACTTTAATGGAGTTTTAGTATATGCTAGATTAATTAAACCATGAGAGGCCTATGTCAACAAAAGATGAACTATTCTGTTTGTACAAACTGTAGTAAACAGGTCACTCCTTCCAGGTATATGAAATTCAGGCTATGTCTccagaaatcaaattaaaagTTAGATTCAAAAAAGGACTTGTGTTAGCTTGCTTGGCACAGAAATCttgacagacagacagacaaacacTAGTCTGGTGCAAGGAAGAGCCAGGCACAGGCGAGGAGGGACTCCGAGAAAGCAATTCACTCCTCCCTCAGAGATAAGCCTGCTATCCAAGCTGTGGAATGTGGCACCTTACACACTTTGTCCCCTCTCTGGCAAGGTGCTGAGCAGCCATCCTCTCTCCATCACTGGACACTGCCTGATGCAAAATCCCACCTGATAAGCCTGCAAGGAGCATCTCTTGCCTGCAGCAAAATAGGCAGAAGGGTGGAGAGCACCTGTGAGCTCCCAGTTtacaaatgtaaacaataacaAGGAAGCAGCCTAACATGTTAGCTGTTACTTTTCCCTGCTATATACAGATCCAGACAATAAACATAATCATTTCTACAGCCAACAACAAGCTTTGTTCCCCACACTACGGGCGAAGAGAAAACCTCGCCTGGAAGCTTATCTACTCCTTCTGCTGTTCCACTCTTGGCATTCAGGATCCACACTCTGCCATCTGTAGATACTGCTGCCAGGAGAATTTTGTTATTTAAGTCATCACTTTGGAAAATGAATGGTGTTCCATATACGCTTGAAGTGGCTTCAAATTTCCAAAGTAAATTACCCTCCACGTTACAGCAGTAGATAAAGCAGTCGTGAGagccaaaaaatatttcttgcttaGTTAAACTTGAGAGGCATGGAGATGAAAACACTGGCCCATTAGTGGAAAATTGCCAAACCTACAGAAAGAACACAACCAACCATTATCAAAGGTTTTTTACATTATCAGTTTTACAGcaactgtaattttttaatagaCTCATTGTTGATAGGAGagcatttaatttcaaaagcatACTAGATTTCAGTGAGGTCTAGTAAATCTTTGTCACATTATAAATAAGGTTTTCCACAGAGAGTAAGCAATAAAAGTCTCATAAAATAGATGTGGAAGAGGGAAGAGTTACTACCTTCAGTGAGGCCCACATAAAAATGGCCAATTTGGGAAAAGAATATTCTTGGGCTGTTGTACAATTAGTAATGAACATCAAGAATCCTGTTAATATGTCATTCTTTGCCAGAAAGGCATATATTCCTTTTGGAGTACAGATTTCCTTTGCTTATGCTAACAATGTGCAGATCCTTCCTCAAAAGAGTATCAGGTCTGCAacactgctgaaagcagagagcagtgcaTGGATGGATTAACATGTATTTTATAATCGGAAAAGGCTCAGGAATTGACATAAATACTGCATCACAGGCTAACAAATGAATGGTGTCAGTTGTTTACCACCAGATACAAACTACATTTATCTCTGAGGAACTAAAAAAATACTCTCACTTAAGTCAATGTGAAGGCTTACACATATTTTACCAGAATCATGATTTGGCATTTTTTGACAAATGCATAAAAATTCTAAGAAACCTTTACTTCTGAATAACCACCATCTTAGAGAAGAGACACCTTAAACCTGCTTGGAAAGCtc
Proteins encoded in this window:
- the CRACD gene encoding cancer-related regulator of actin dynamics isoform X2; the protein is MGSRAFSHDSIFIPDGRTESEQAIQAMSQENVLGKVKILQQQLAKNIKFGQPPQMTISARTMGEATASTEDDALLSSPVETETQQDTVISDCSNKLTPMKSARPKRQFSCSGTIETINLDSVPQALARLDNSAAKHKLSVKPKKQRMSRQHKRLTKGSQSLTITEFEPEDLETQLYEDIYPGYNGRFTADKLFQDRDEQKQLQLAEEKRIEDHWGILEAERIRQIVEMEEQREMEEKRCQELEEMRKEQEKRRCEEERRQYLLDEETLKIEEQTCHKDKRRLMKAGKRQELEEQMQKELEEQQRQNLEEKRHWEVEEQQSQELEEQKLKEQQEQRQELEVQKLKEQEEQQRQELEEQKLKQREEQQRRELEVQKLKEQEEQQRQELEEQKLKEQEEQQRQELEVQKLKEQQEQQRQELEEQKHQEQEEQQRQELEIQKLKEQEEHQRQELDGQRHQQREEQQRVKQEEEKNQEQREQQRRELEEQKHQEQEEQRRQELEEKHQEWGEQKHKDLEEKQRQELEEQKRPALKELKQHGTEKDSQKEEERNWLDEQTELKKENKDEIQQQELEEKELEEVEIKLKQEKEPESLKQEKKQEEQRQHLKEKEKTEKEQPQQVTDKKKKREEQRKHKLTKQMHMESSDCVLQDELKQQKEQNGHEWNKLKEQKVDTEGQNLQPKQEKLLEQPQEKDQLCSAGGAARHPAEEKLQEESSFQKVKQPEKGTKTAEEILAQKLKKEVEAQEQKRIGEELRWQEVDERQMASRPFTFQVSSGDKQIIFQKVNLSPVMPIKGAGISSPSVKDSRVHTTSKGSHSLPSSVCVPHTAILVTGAQLCGTAVNLNQIKDTACKSLLGLTEERKTVDIPSPEKSERKKQDPKPSSSKMKHAQEALNNQAVLAEWASIRSRILKNAENNKYNERDRVTACRHSDDWTPRGRGAPHGNLRKTLSANAKFSITPAWQKFSDISKTNSDAENVNVAKGNETVAVGRTTGSSADSKEDVVSSFKDNLAEKPKEKMETHREVTDNTEGCKFAKDLPSFLVPSFPHSMGKELPQPELPNALENQQSNSTKKADKPPPNGEENVSPFGIKLRRTNYSLRFHYDQQAEQKKKKRYSAGDSFDGVPDPLTSTEGEKESSVFTSQESTSPVTGRANIPANLKESSVTVVEFSAPVGTPVVPPATGQSALPAHEKPACKSLVPQKPALAPKPTSQTPPSSPLSKMNRSNLSEMLGQRVAKAESDGGWRKEDRANAAQPIPSNDYKNEEEEVKEKKSFFPSLSIPWREKNDKKPEPLKKEKPVLQSRHSVDGSKLLEKVETSQPLWITLALQKQKGFREQQATREERRQAREAKQAERLAKENAAVSNQSDNKSSSSKTSTLQKSTTQEGEKKIETAVSRLDRREHLKKSNTLPTSVTVEISDSVPSTPVTKEVAKRFSTPDANPVSTEPAWLALAKRKAKAWSDCPQIIK